A region from the Rosa rugosa chromosome 6, drRosRugo1.1, whole genome shotgun sequence genome encodes:
- the LOC133718139 gene encoding senescence-specific cysteine protease SAG39-like: MEFTNQSKCICLALVLMLGAWSSEATSRSFNDGFAYGRYEQWMARYGRVYNDIKEKEDRFNIFKENEAFIDTSNNDGNKPYKLSLNQFADLTNEEFIASRNRFKGHECSTKTTTFKYENATVPATMDWRKKGAVTPVKDQGQCGSCWAFSAVGAMEGITQITTGKLISLSEQELVDCDVQGEDQGCSGGLMDDAFQFVIQNHGINTEANYPYTVGDSTCNAKEEAGHAATITGYEDVPVNSESALLKAVANQPIAVAIDASGSDFHFYSSGVFTGTCGTDLDHGVTVVGYGVSADGTKYWLVKNSWGAQWGEEGYIRMQRDVAAPAGVCGIAMKSSYPTA; this comes from the exons ATGGAGTTCACCAACCAGAGCAAATGTATCTGCTTGGCCTTGGTCCTCATGTTGGGGGCTTGGTCTTCCGAAGCCACTTCTCGTAGTTTCAACGATGGATTTGCTTATGGGAGGTACGAGCAATGGATGGCTCGTTATGGACGTGTGTATAATGATATCAAAGAGAAGGAGGATCGCTTCAACATATTCAAGGAGAATGAGGCATTTATAGATACTTCCAATAACGATGGAAACAAACCTTACAAGTTGAGTTTGAACCAATTTGCAGACCTTACAAATGAAGAGTTCATTGCCTCAAGAAATCGATTCAAGGGGCACGAATGTTCCACGAAGACCACTACTTTCAAGTACGAAAATGCTACTGTACCGGCTACAATGGACTGGAGAAAGAAGGGAGCTGTAACTCCCGTCAAGGACCAAGGCCAATGTG GAAGTTGTTGGGCGTTCTCGGCAGTGGGAGCTATGGAAGGAATCACTCAAATTACAACTGGTAAACTAATCTCTCTGTCTGAGCAAGAGCTGGTTGACTGTGATGTCCAAGGTGAAGACCAAGGCTGTTCAGGTGGCCTTATGGATGATGCCTTTCAGTTTGTCATTCAAAATCATGGCATTAATACCGAAGCTAATTATCCCTACACGGTTGGCGATAGTACATGCAATGCTAAGGAGGAAGCAGGTCATGCAGCCACGATAACTGGCTACGAAGATGTGCCTGTAAACAGCGAAAGCGCCCTTCTTAAGGCCGTGGCTAATCAGCCTATTGCTGTTGCCATTGATGCTAGTGGATCTGACTTTCATTTCTATTCAAGTGGTGTTTTCACAGGAACATGTGGAACGGATCTAGACCATGGTGTTACCGTTGTTGGTTATGGCGTGAGTGCTGATGGGACTAAGTATTGGTTGGTAAAGAATTCATGGGGTGCACAATGGGGTGAAGAAGGTTATATAAGAATGCAGAGAGATGTTGCTGCACCGGCAGGTGTTTGTGGCATTGCCATGAAATCCTCTTACCCCACTGCATAG